One Triticum dicoccoides isolate Atlit2015 ecotype Zavitan chromosome 5B, WEW_v2.0, whole genome shotgun sequence genomic window carries:
- the LOC119307582 gene encoding uncharacterized protein LOC119307582, with amino-acid sequence MPHYGFTQTDQGSSSCLGTNSVSCPGTISSGVLACLAVVPKCTPWHTPMGTGMKFTLPPAQDIHHLYVNPDAAMEFWKDHNQLNHETAVVHTVMRMSIRPRVGGLESLTTVEIWLLHLLRSAQPVDIVDLMIGEMQDTILTIRRRLPYAPYLIRLFDKKGWLEDGMKKALDQHLKPYKAPRPDDKRRLKNRALQHDKSYKAPKPDDKRRLVTRSLPAHMEVVFDDDGHVVLDHALVPSIQEQALWDTTNGEADTDHGQHMAPPPVPDEFRFGQLGAHYVEAGGLAGHTYDVPPMLQRQIDRQTAILEQMQRQIDHQTAILEQMQGQRQIDPQTAILEQMQRQIDRQTAILEQMQRQRQIDPQTAILEQMQRQMQDIRNLAVVSIGQSIRRDARHSDILALLDESFSASCGL; translated from the coding sequence atgccacactatgGATTCACCCAGACCGATCAAGGATCAAGTTCATGTTTGGGAACCAACAGCGTGAGTTGTCCAGGGACGATTTCTTCGGGTGTCTTGGCCTGTCTTGCTGTGGTGCCCAAGTGCACACCTTGGCATACCCCAATGGGAACAGGGATGAAGTTCACCTTGCCACCTGCACAGGACATTCACCACCTATACGTCAACCCTGATGCCGCGATGGAGTTCTGGAAGGATCACAATCAGTTGAACCATGAAACAGCGGTTGTACACACAGTCATGAGGATGTCGATCCGTCCTAGAGTTGGAGGCCTTGAGTCCCTAACTACAGTTGAGATTTGGCTTCTGCACTTGTTGAGGTCAGCACAGCCTGTAGACATAGTAGATTTGATGATTGGAGAGATGCAGGACACCATTCTGACAATCAGACGTCGTCTGCCCTACGCCCCGTATCTCATTCGCTTGTTTGACAAGAAAGGTTGGCTTGAGGATGGCATGAAAAAGGCTTTGGATCAGCACCTCAAGCCATACAAAGCTCCAAGGCCCGATGACAAGAGGAGGCTCAAGAATAGGGCACTTCAGCATGACAAGTCGTACAAGGCTCCGAAGCCTGATGACAAGAGGAGGCTTGTGACCAGGTCACTTCCAGCCCACATGGaagttgtatttgatgatgatgggCATGTAGTGTTGGATCATGCACTTGTCCCGAGCATACAGGAGCAAGCTCTTTGGGACACCACTAATGGGGAAGCTGACACAGATCATGGCCAACATATGGCGCCACCCCCAGTTCCTGATGAGTTCAGATTTGGCCAGCTGGGAGCTCACTACGTAGAGGCAGGAGGCTTGGCTGGTCATACCTATGACGTTCCTCCCATGCTGCAGAGACAGATTGATCGCCAGACGGCTATCCTTGAGCAGATGCAGAGACAGATTGATCACCAGACGGCTATCCTTGAGCAGATGCAGGGACAGAGACAGATTGATCCCCAGACGGCTATCCTTGAGCAGATGCAGAGACAGATTGATCGCCAGACGGCTATCCTTGAGCAGATGCAGAGACAGAGACAGATTGATCCCCAGACGGCTATCCTTGAGCAGATGCAGAGACAGATGCAGGATATCCGCAACCTGGCTGTGGTTTCTATTGGTCAGAGTATTCGCCGTGACGCTCGCCACAGTGATATTCTGGCTCTTCTCGATGAGAGTTTTAGTGCTTCCTGTGGACTCTAG
- the LOC119307583 gene encoding OVARIAN TUMOR DOMAIN-containing deubiquitinating enzyme 5-like, translating into MDETLAAEAGAAAATEEKAVPEREQETLEEVISRHRKEKSKLQDKETSLKKAAAKGSKAEQKAKKKQVEEEISRLSAALEAKHAAELASFGYKPAESSEKGNLDTLVKAIAGVSVASNADSAKPGKAAKRREKKAKEEAAREQRIQEEQTNLVSDRMLEDEKLGRRLEPLGLTIHEIKPDGHCLYRAIENQLSLHSKGTTQYNHQELRQMTAKYMREHAADFLPFFLSEGKAESGPDPSESFEKYCEEMESTAAWGGQLELGALTHCLKKHIVVYSGSFPDVEMGKEYSKSGPGDDPSIRLSYHRHAYGLGEHYNSVIPTELS; encoded by the exons ATggacgaaaccctagccgccgaagCCGGTGCCGCCGCCGCGACGGAGGAGAAGGCGGTCCCGGAGAGGGAGCAGGAGACGCTTGAGGAGGTCATCTCAAGGCATAG GAAGGAGAAATCCAAACTCCAGGATAAGGAAACAAGTCTGAAGAAAGCAGCTGCCAAAGGCAGCAAAGCTGagcagaaggccaagaaaaagCAGGTCGAGGAAGAGATATCGCGCCTCTCAGCTGCATTAGAGGCGAAACATGCTGCAGAGCTTGCTTCTTTTGGGTACAAACCCGCAGAAAGCTCTGAAAAGGGGAACCTCGACACCTTAGTGAAGGCCATAGCTGGCGTTTCTGTTGCCAGCAATGCAGATTCTGCGAAGCCGGGGAAGGCTGCAAAACGGCGAGAGAAGAAGGCAAAGGAAGAAGCTGCTCGAGAGCAGCGAATTCAAGAAGAACAAACCAATCTTGTCAGTGATCGCATGTTAGAAGACGAGAAACTTGGAAGGAGGCTTGAGCCCTTGGGGCTGACCATTCATGAGATAAAGCCAGACGGCCATTGCTTGTACCGTGCTATTGAGAACCAGCTGTCACTCCATTCCAAGGGCACTACACAGTACAATCACCAGGAGCTACGGCAAATGACAGCCAAGTATATGAGAGAGCATGCCGCAGATTTCCTCCCATTTTTCCTATCGGAGGGCAAAGCCGAGTCTGGACCAGACCCCTCGGAGAGTTTCGAAAAGTACTGCGAGGAGATGGAGTCCACCGCTGCTTGGGGCGGGCAACTCGAGCTTGGTGCTCTGACGCACTGCCTAAAGAAGCACATCGTCGTATACTCTGGCTCCTTTCCAGATGTAGAAATGGGCAAAGAATACAGCAAGTCAGGACCAGGAGATGACCCTAGCATCAGGCTTTCCTACCACAGGCATGCCTATGGCCTCGGGGAGCACTACAACTCAGTGATCCCCACTGAGTTATCTTGA